GTAATTAGGGGCTTTGGATAGCCTTCTGATTGTAAATTTATTAGCATGTTAATCAGAATTTCATCCCAATCAGGAGAAAATCTATGGTGAGAATCTATCTGTAGCGTATAGTCTTCTCCCTGATATTGTTGTTGCACTTGATTTCTCGCCCAGCAACAGCCCTTAGACTCTAAAAAGTTAATATCGATAATTCTAAATCTGTCATCGTTGATATAGTTATCTAAATTATCCCATTTATCCATAATATTATGCTGCCAGGCAATCCCTATCCGCAATTCTTCCGGATATTTTGCATTAGACAATAGACTCGCCAAGGTATTATTTAACTCTGGATCTCTATACGCAGCTATCTGAATGAAAATAGTCTTATTACTTTTATTTTCTGGAAAAATTATCATAGATATCTAAATATTTATGTTTTTTAAGCTAAGTGTTGCATAGGAGTTTAAAAAAATTGCGGTGACAATGTTGCCTAATTCGATTGATGAAGTAATTTCACAATGTAATTCCGGGATTTGCATATTACAAATTTGTCCGGGTTATTACATCATCATGAATATTCATCCCAACTGCTTTTGCAATTTTATAACCTTTGTTAACATCAAAACTTTTATCATCTGTTGCACTAAAAAACTCCAAGTAATCAACGCTTTCTTTGCCATAGACAAAATTACCCACCAAAATATCTTTGGCATAGACTGTGTACATCTTAGGCATCAAAGCCATCAATGAACTTGCCGGTATGCCGATCAGATGTTCTTCCAGATCGCCTTCTTCTAAATTCCCTTGAGGCATAAAAAACATTGGCGTGCTAAGACAAAGAAATGATTCGTTATCTAGTGAGCAAAGGAGTGTTTTAAGTAACAAATAGGCAGATTTAACATCCAAATGTTCGATAACATCAAATAAGCAAATTAAGTCATAACCTTTAAGCTGATCAGCAGTTAATTCTTGAGCATAACCATGAAAGATATTTCTATAATATCTTTCCTTAAATAATAATTTGTTGTAACAAGTGGTTAGATGGCCGTCAATCCCGTCTACTTCCCAATGAGAAGTCTCTGGATTGGATTTTATAACTTGACCAAGATGGCCTGTTCCAAAACCTATATCTAATACCTTCACAGGTTTTTTGTTATTGAAGATACGGTAAACCAACTCTTTATAAGCCACGCCACCACCAAAGAAACTAAATTCGCCTGGCGGGATGTCACCTATAATTTCATAGTTTTTTACAAACTGATGCATATAATTATTTTCCAGATGACTTTATATAGTTATCATTTTTATGCTAACTCATTGATGCAGTTATATAAAAATAGAGTCTCTTCCAATAGGGAATGAGCCTGAAATTGGACGCAAATAATACTGGAAAGACCGTTATTGTCAAGTAAAACAAGTTTTTTTGTAAAGTACATTATTATTGGAAGTTTAACTTCTGAAAGTTGATAATAAAA
Above is a window of Methylobacter sp. S3L5C DNA encoding:
- a CDS encoding methyltransferase domain-containing protein, whose translation is MHQFVKNYEIIGDIPPGEFSFFGGGVAYKELVYRIFNNKKPVKVLDIGFGTGHLGQVIKSNPETSHWEVDGIDGHLTTCYNKLLFKERYYRNIFHGYAQELTADQLKGYDLICLFDVIEHLDVKSAYLLLKTLLCSLDNESFLCLSTPMFFMPQGNLEEGDLEEHLIGIPASSLMALMPKMYTVYAKDILVGNFVYGKESVDYLEFFSATDDKSFDVNKGYKIAKAVGMNIHDDVITRTNL